A single Zootoca vivipara chromosome 1, rZooViv1.1, whole genome shotgun sequence DNA region contains:
- the DNAJC17 gene encoding dnaJ homolog subfamily C member 17 isoform X1, producing the protein MAVDKELLELDLYALLGVGEKASDKEIKKAYRQKALSCHPDKNPDNPKAAELFHQLSQALAVLTDAAARAAYDKVRKAKKQAAERTQKLDERRKKVKLDLEAREKEAQSQVSKEEEIQITRTLEQEILRLREEGSRQLEEQQKLMQEQIRLEKDQRVRGKHDGYGEEGKGTPKLKLRWKCKKEDETKGGYSKEVLLQILQKYGEVLNLLISSKKTGSAVVEFATVKAAEMAVKNEVGLISNPLKISWLEGQPQSNPVFADGTSLPQISKGSVVSERDYESLVMMRMRQAAERQKLIEQMKQEDEEEPST; encoded by the exons ATGGCGGTGGATAAGGAACTGCTGGAGTTGGACTTGTACGCGCTGCTGGGAGTTGGCGAGAAGGCGTCGGATAAAGAG ATTAAGAAAGCCTACAGACAGAAGGCCTTGTCCTGCCATCCAGATAAAAATCCAGACAATCCCAAAGCAG CTGAGCTCTTCCATCAGTTGTCTCAAGCTTTGGCAGTACTAACAGATGCAGCAGCAAGG GCAGCATATGATAAAGTGAGGAAAGCAAAGAAACAGGCAGCAGAAAGGACTCAGAAACTTGatgaaaggaggaaaaaagtcAAACTTG ATCTTGAAGCCCGGGAAAAAGAAGCCCAGTCCCAGGTTAGCAAAGAAGAAGAGATCCAGATAACTAGGACATTAGAGCAAGAG ATCCTACGGTTACGTGAGGAGGGATCCCGCCAGCTGGAGGAACAACAAAAACTTATGCAGGAACAAATACGACTTGAGAAAGATCAGCGAGTACGAG gCAAACATGATGGGTATGGAGAAGAGGGCAAAGGAACACCCAAGCTCAAA CTACgctggaaatgcaagaaagaagatgaaaCTAAAGGAGGCTACTCAAAAGAAGTTCTTCTGCAAATCCTACAAAAG TATGGCGAGGTTCTGAATTTGCTAATCTCTAGCAAGAAGACTGGGAGTGCAGTTGTGGAATTTGCCACGGTGAAAGCTGCT GAGATGGCAGTGAAGAATGAAGTTGGCCTGATAAGCAATCCTCTAAAAATCTCCTGGCTAGAGGGCCAACCACAGAGCAATCCTGTGTTTGCTGATGGCACCAGCCTGCCACAGATATCCAAG GGTTCGGTTGTCTCGGAGCGGGATTATGAAAGCCTCGTGATGATGCGGATGCGCCAAGCCGCTGAGAGACAGAAGCTGATTGAGCAGATGAAACAGGAAGACGAGGAAGAACCTTCCACATAG
- the C1H15orf62 gene encoding uncharacterized protein C15orf62 homolog, mitochondrial has product MDTWRRGSIRSSGFFKRLSFRRHKKPGNQVTIWNHNSQTIDTSGPQYNKRELPRDLTGKSDYLSCQSEQNLLSKPLPPPKPPRLYLDSASCPNIINHTDSPSTDISFPSTSRHFHKATQTQPDLFYRNQATNWWLSETTSCYRNPIRDPLDPFFSFTLDLGPSLLDDVLQTLRNQNLLSN; this is encoded by the coding sequence ATGGACACTTGGCGGAGAGGATCCATCAGATCCTCTGGTTTCTTCAAGCGCCTCTCATTCAGGAGGCATAAAAAGCCGGGCAATCAAGTCACAATCTGGAATCATAACAGCCAAACAATAGACACCAGTGGACCACAGTACAACAAAAGGGAGCTCCCAAGAGACTTGACTGGAAAGTCGGACTATTTATCCTGTCAGAGCGAGCAAAACCTACTCAGCAAGCCACTGCCACCTCCCAAACCACCTCGACTATATCTGGATAGTGCCAGCTGCCCCAATATAATAAACCACACTGATTCTCCCTCTACAGACATTTCTTTCCCAAGCACTTCACGTCATTTCCACAAGGCCACTCAAACACAGCCAGACCTATTTTATAGGAACCAAGCCACAAACTGGTGGCTCTCTGAAACCACCTCCTGCTACAGAAATCCTATTCGTGATCCATTagacccctttttttctttcacatTGGATTTGGGGCCCTCACTCCTTGATGATGTTTTGCAGACACTCAGAAACCAGAATTTACTGTCAAATTAG
- the DNAJC17 gene encoding dnaJ homolog subfamily C member 17 isoform X2, with protein MAVDKELLELDLYALLGVGEKASDKEIKKAYRQKALSCHPDKNPDNPKAAELFHQLSQALAVLTDAAARAAYDKVRKAKKQAAERTQKLDERRKKVKLDLEAREKEAQSQVSKEEEIQITRTLEQEILRLREEGSRQLEEQQKLMQEQIRLEKDQRVRGKHDGYGEEGKGTPKLKLRWKCKKEDETKGGYSKEVLLQILQKYGEVLNLLISSKKTGSAVVEFATVKAATPCEVGVTSPRSPSSCMWRSRDANPVP; from the exons ATGGCGGTGGATAAGGAACTGCTGGAGTTGGACTTGTACGCGCTGCTGGGAGTTGGCGAGAAGGCGTCGGATAAAGAG ATTAAGAAAGCCTACAGACAGAAGGCCTTGTCCTGCCATCCAGATAAAAATCCAGACAATCCCAAAGCAG CTGAGCTCTTCCATCAGTTGTCTCAAGCTTTGGCAGTACTAACAGATGCAGCAGCAAGG GCAGCATATGATAAAGTGAGGAAAGCAAAGAAACAGGCAGCAGAAAGGACTCAGAAACTTGatgaaaggaggaaaaaagtcAAACTTG ATCTTGAAGCCCGGGAAAAAGAAGCCCAGTCCCAGGTTAGCAAAGAAGAAGAGATCCAGATAACTAGGACATTAGAGCAAGAG ATCCTACGGTTACGTGAGGAGGGATCCCGCCAGCTGGAGGAACAACAAAAACTTATGCAGGAACAAATACGACTTGAGAAAGATCAGCGAGTACGAG gCAAACATGATGGGTATGGAGAAGAGGGCAAAGGAACACCCAAGCTCAAA CTACgctggaaatgcaagaaagaagatgaaaCTAAAGGAGGCTACTCAAAAGAAGTTCTTCTGCAAATCCTACAAAAG TATGGCGAGGTTCTGAATTTGCTAATCTCTAGCAAGAAGACTGGGAGTGCAGTTGTGGAATTTGCCACGGTGAAAGCTGCT acaccctgtgaggtgggtgtgactagcccaaggtcacccagcagctgcatgtggaggagcagagacgcaaacccggttccctag